The genomic stretch TTCGCTAACTCATCAACAATAAGGTGCCCTTCCGTACAATGCTCAATCGTAAGCTTTACCTTGAACTCCTTTGCAATACGGATTGCAGTAAAGATGTCATCCGCTCTGTGAGCATGAGCTTTTAGAGGAATTTCACGATTTAAGACCGGCAGCAGTGCTTCTAATTTCATATTAAATGCTGGTTTTTTAGAAAGGTCGTCACCGGCACTTATAAGCTTGTCGCGATACTCCATTGCCTGGAATAACATCTCGCGGAGCTTCGCAGCAGTTGACATACGGGAAAAGTTGTTCTTATCTTTATAACAGCGTTTGGGATTCTCGCCAAAAGCACATTTCATAGCAACCTTTTCTTTCAGTATCATATTATCAATGCGTAATCCGCTTAATTTGATTGCAGTGAAGGTGCCTCCCAGCACATTAGAGCTTCCAGGCCCGGTTGCTACAGTGGTTACGCCGCCTAAAGCAGCCTGGTTCAAAGTAACATCCATGGGATTAATTGCGTCAATGGCACGCAGATGAGGTGTCAGGATATCGTTCATTTCGTTGAAATCACTGCCTTCAAAGCCAATACCGTATCCATCAAGGCCAATATGAGAATGGGCATCAACAAGACCGGGATATATGTACAGACCTTTTGCATCTACAACGCTGGTACCTTCTTCCGGATTGATATCTGGCTGTATCTTTGTAATCTTACCTCCTACTGCTAATATGTCTGCTATGTAAGGCGTTTCGTTTACGGCATCATGAATGAGACCGCCTTTAATCAGTAGAGTATCCATAATAATTATTTCTCCTTCTTTCATCGATATAAGCTGAGGCTTATAATGATTGCTTTAAAAATAATATCACACTTTATTATAGTAATACTTTCTATAAATGAAGTCAAATGATAGGAGAAATTAGAAATTATTAAATTGCCACACTTACTCCAATGGATTTTATATTGGACAGGTTCTGCATAGTTTCTGAAAGGAATTGCATAGATTCGGTTAGGGTGTTTCGGTACAATAAGGTCAATACATATGAGGTGGAAAAGATATTCCAGAAAGGAAATTGCAATGAAAAGAATGATTTACAGAGCACAGATCAAAGAAGAGTGTCTTGCGAAGGCTAAGGAAGCTTTAAAGGCTGCCAGTACACCAAAGAGGCTCGTAAAGGAAGGTCTGTTGATGACCATAGGTGCTTTCTGCTGGGAGCAGCAGCTGTTTCTTTATTATGAGTGCAAAAAAGAAATTATTCAACCGGACACATTTTTACAGGTTGTTGAGCAATACCTTGTTGACTGGCCGGGAGAAAATCAAATGAGAAAATGGATTCCCATGATAGAGGTATTTCATTTCAATGAACCGGACAGTGAAGAGCACTGGCGGAGAAAGGCTCCCGTTGAAAGCAGAAAGGGAAGGGTGGCACATCTTAAACCTGAGATGATGAGCAGCTATATCTATTACCACTACCAACTGCAGGAGGAGAGAGCTTTTTACGGGCCGAAATACGAAATTATAGCCATGCATGAGAATCTTCTCTTTGGCTATCAAGAGTTCCCGGCAGTTGTAGAAGAACCGGTAACAGCCGGGAAATTAAGGACAAAGGGAACGCCTGAAAATTGGAGTGATTCCAGAATGGATCTGCATTTTGATCCCTGGGAGGATGGTCACCTATATTTCAAACACATAGAACAGGTATTTTCCTATTATGAGGATGAACTGTCTGAAAATACCTAAAGTTTTATTATTTATACATAACGTATTCACTGGCGGGTTTACGGTAACCTCTGATACGAAAACTGGATTTATCCATTTTACCCATCGTTATCATAAGTACAGGAATTTCATTTTCGGGTATATTAAATATTTCTTTTACCTTATCCTGATCAAAATAAATCATAGGGCAGGTATCCCAATCAAGGTCTTTTGCCAACAGCATGAAAAGCATGGCAGAAAGAGAGGCATTGCGAATAGCTTCCTCTTTCTGAAAGGGTCCACCGCCGTTCTCATACAGGGAGTAAATAGAAGCCAGCATGCTGTCATACTCTTCCTGGTCGATGATATTAAGCAGTCTGGAGCTTTCATAGATCTCCGCTGCTTTTTTATATGCATCCAGATCACCGGTTACTATGATAACCGCAGAAGCGGTTGAGACTTTGTATTGCCGGTAAGCTGCCTGAAATAATTCTTCAATTACCTGGTCACTTTCACCTATGTAATAATGAGCATGCTGCAGGTTAAAGCAGGAGGGTGCCTGAGAAAGATTTTCAAAGATTGCTTCAAAATCCTGTCTTGGTATTTTTTCACCTTTTATAAATTTATTGGCAGATCTGCGTTGGGTAACTATTTTCAAAAATTCATTCATCTTTTGTTCCTTTCTAGGGTCTTAGAATTAATACCGTAATGGTTATTTGTTTACTTTAAAAATACCTATCATGCTATTTAGATTCTCAGTCATATCATGAAGCAAAGTAACACTGTCAGCTACATTTTTCATTACAAGATTGTGCTGTTCGGAAGAAGAAGTAATTTCTTCAATAGAACTTGATACCTCCTCTGTCTGTTTTGAAAGCTCCTGTAGGAGCAGGGAAAGGGTCTCCTTCTTCTGATCAATCGCACTATTGTATTCTGCGATGCTGTTGATATCGCATACCAGATTTTTAAGTTCTTCCGCAATACTGTAGAAGGCGGTTTCCGTTTGTTCAACGTTATCACTAATCTTAGCTGCGCTTATAGCGCTTATTTTTACAAAACTTTCTGCGTTCTCTGATTGCTCTTGTACCTCTGTTACCATTTTACTGATATTTTCTACAGCCGAGGCAGTTTCATTCGCCAGCTTTCTAATTTCACTGGCTACAACGGCAAACCCTTTTCCTTCTTCCCCTACCCTGGCAGCTTCAATGCTTGCATTCAAAGCCAGCAGGTTTGTCTGTCCAGCTATCTGGGCGATTACAGTTACGATGGTACCGATATCCTGAGCCTGCTTGTTCATGGCAGCGATGGCAGCCTCTAGCTGCAGGGAAGTTTGCTGGTTTTCAAGGCTTACTTCCTTTAAAGCACCAACGGAGGCTATACCTGATTCCTTTAAGGAAAGAGTCTTCTCGGCGCTGCTTCTGGCAGTTTTGCTTTCATTAGCAGTTTCCCTGATATGCTCTCCCAGTACATTCATTTCCATTACACCTTCATAGATATCTTTTACCTGTTCATCGCTGGAGGAAGCAATCTGTACGATGGAAGCCGCTATTGCGGAGCTTGCTTCTGTTGCAGCATCATAGGAAGCTTTTAATTCAGCAGAGAAGTTGCTTAAGCTGTTGCTGGACTGATTCAGAGAGGTTGCAATTCCATGGAATTTATCGATAAGCAGATTCACACTGTCTCCCAAAAGCTTGGTTTCATCATTGGATTTTACATGGATTTTGCTTACGGTAAGATCGCCTTCCGATACCAGGTGCAGTGATTTTGCAATGGATTTAATGGGAGCGGTAATTCTTCTTGCAATTAATACAATAATAGATATGGATACAAGCAGAATTACAGCTAAAGCAACCAGATTGCTCTGAAATATCCTGTCCGGTCCCCTGAGCAGATCCGAATCATAAATTACAGCGGTAACAACCCAGTCCCATTGGGGAAAATATTTGGCATAGACAGTTCTGCTCTCTGATACGCTGCTGCTCTCACTGTCAAGAGAGTATTTCAGTTCACCACCACCATTCTTGGCAAGGGTTATAAGCTCTTGTATAATCAGACGGCCGTCCTGGGATTTCAGGTTATATTGATTATCTTTCAGGAAAGGATGGAATACCACGTCTCCCTTGGAATTGGTGATAAAGAAATAACCATTTTTACCAAGGCTTAATATTGGTTCCATAGATTCTGTATCAACGGTAGCGCTTGAGGTTCCGTCGGTATCAGAGGTATTTGCTGTTGCAACACCTGTCATAAATTCGTTGATGGTCAGCAAAGCCGCTTTTTTTGCCTCTTCTTCGGTCATCCAGGCATCATCACTGGTGGCATAAGTATAATCCTTCTTAATCTCATACAGGGAGGTTTCGATTGCATTCTTTAGCAGAATATGATTCGAACGATTGATTTCATAGCTTGCTATTGCATAATCGATAAGTGAGATAATTAACAGAGAGGCTATAAGGGTAAGAGATACACCTAGAATTAATTTCTTTGTAATACTCGTCTTCTGTGCTTTCATATGTACTTCCTTTGCTTGCTCGTGGCAATTGATTTTAGGGTCGTTATAATTTATTACTACTTAGTATTATATAATTACAATTGGTTTTTGTCAGCCAATTTTCTTTAATTGATTCAATTTTATCATATTAAATCGTATAATCAACTACTTTTTTCGAGGCGCCTGCATTTTTGGAGATACGTTATAAAAATTCCGTGGATTTTTATAACGTTTACCTATAAAATTGAAACCAGGAGTTAATTCAGTATCTTCTGTGATTTAGATTTGTTATAATAGAAATAATTAGTAATAGTCTCAAACCCTTGTTGAAACCTACTTTGGGGGTATTCATATATAAACTTAAGCTTCGAATCAGGCAGATTAAATAAGAAGGAGGTACAGAGTAATGTCAAAGGAAGCCTTATCTGTCTTTCACCCTATAACGGAAGAATGGTTCACACAGAAAATAGGTGTTCCCACGAAGGTACAGGAGGGGGCCTGGCCTGCCATAGCAGCAGGCGAGAATACATTGGTTTCAGCACCTACCGGTACTGGTAAGACTCTGTCAGCTTTTCTGGTATTTATCGACCGGTTAAAGCAAAAGGCAAGAGAGGGTACCTTAAAACAGGAGCTTCATGTTATCTATATTTCTCCGCTTAAGTCTCTGGCGGGAGATATCAGAGAAAACTTAAATAGACCTTTAAATGGTATCTCAGAGGTGGAGAGAAAGTCAGGATACAAAGAGAGTGTCCCTTTTGACATTAAGGTAGCCATACGCACGGGAGATACTACTTCCGCTGAGCGAAAATCTATGATTAAGACACCGCCCCATATTCTAATTACTACCCCGGAATCACTGTATCTGCTGCTTACCAGCAAATCCGGTCAAAATCTTTTAAAGACAGCCAAAGCCATTATAATTGATGAACTCCATGCGATGATTGATTCGAAAAGAGGAGCACATCTTATGCTTTCCCTTGCAAGGCTTGACAAGTTATGTACAGAACCGCTGCAGCGCATCGGATTGTCGGCGACCATAGAACCTCTTAATCTGGCAGCAGAGTATCTCTCTCCCGATGCGGTTACCATAGTAGCCCCCAAAATGGAGAAAAAGGTTGAAATAGTCGTAACGAGTCCGTTACCTTACGGAAAGAAAAGCTCCAAGGACCCGATCTGGGAGGAAATAGCCTTAACCATATTTGATTATTGCAGAGGTACCAAAAGTGTGATTGCCTTTGTAGAAGGCAGACGGTATGCAGAGAAATTAGCCTATTATATCAATCAGCTGGGCGGTGACGGGTTTGCTAGAACCCATCATGGCAGTCTGTCGAAGGAACAGCGTCTTGCAGTAGAGCAGTCCTTAAGAGAGGGTTCATTACGGCTCCTTTGCGCAACCTCCTCTATGGAACTTGGAATCGATGTTGGTGAAATAGATGAAGTCTTTCAGATAGGCTGTCCCAGTTCCATCTCCGGAACGCTTCAAAGGCTTGGAAGAGCTGGCCATAATCCTGGACGGGTAAGTGTAATGCATATCTTTCCAAGAGCTTCTGCCGAAGGCGTGTATTGCGGACTTACAGCTGAGGTGGCAAGACATGGCATGGTGGAATACGCTAAACCTCCGAGACTTTGCCTGGATATACTGGCACAGCATCTGGTTTCCATGGCTTCGGGAGAAGGTTATGCAGTGGATGAGGTACTTGAAATAACGAGCAGGGCTTATCCTTTTCGGGAAGTGGGTAAAGAAGAGGTGCAGGCAGTTCTTGCCATGCTGGCAGGAGACTATGAACATGAGAGAGACCTGCCTGTCAGGCCAAGAATCCTGTATGACCGAATCCATGAAAGGGTGGAAGGAGATGCCTACAGCAGAATGCTTGCCATATCTGCCGGAGGAACCATTCCGGATAAAGGCTTATATACCGTAAAGTCGGAAAGCGGAGTAAAGCTGGGGGAATTGGATGAGGAGTTTATCTTTGAATCTCGTGTAGGGGACAGGTTCCTTCTTGGTACCTTTACCTGGCAGATTACCGGTATTCAAAAGGATACAGTTGTAGTAACACAGGTAAATGCTCCTGGTGGAAGACTTCCCTTCTGGAAGGGAGAAATCAAAGGCAGGGGGTTAAGGACAGGCCTGGCCTTTGGTAAAATATTAAGACAGCTTATGGAGAGTTACGAAGCAGGTAAGTTACTGGAGAAACTCTTAAGTCTTGGCCTTAACCAACCGGCCGCCAAAGGAGCGGAGGAATTCTTAAAACGACAGATTGATGCCACCGGAACACTTCCGGATGATAATACTATTATTGTAGAACATTTTAAGGATATAAATGGAGGCAGCCAGATCACCGTACATTCCGTATTTGGACGGAAAGTAAATGGGCCTCTCGCGATTCTTGCCCAGGAAACGGCAGCAAGAATAACGGGTATGACAATTAGCTATTGCGATGACGATGACGGCTTTATCCTCTTTCCCTACGGTGAGGAGGAGCTGCCGGAGGGCATCCTCCAGAATATTAACGTTGAGACGGCAAAAGAGGTGCTGGAAGCAATACTGCTTGCGACTCCCCTCTTTCAAATGAACTTTCGATACAACTCAGCCAGAGCCATGATGATGGGAGTTAAGAAGAGCGGACGTACTCCTTTATGGGTCCAGCGGATGAGAAGTGCCGATATGCTCAATAGTCTGGTAACACGAATGGATCACCCTCTTATCCGGGAGACGAAGCGGGAATGTCTGGAGGATTACTGGGATTTGGATGGTACGCAGTTTCTTCTTGAAGGTATACGTTCAGGTCAGATCAAGGTCATAGAACTCCATATGGAACTACCCTCCCCTATGTCTCTTCCCTTTCGGCAGCAGACAGAGGCAGCCATGATGTATGATTATTCTCCAACTACAAAGGGAATCTACGCTGCTGCAGAAGGTGCGCTGAAACAAGCCCAGATGATAGAACCTGCCAAGGAAGACCTGGATATGATCTCAGTCAGGGAGAAATTGCCGGAGGATGAGAAACAGCTTCATTCATTGCTTATGATAGAAGGAGATTTGATAGCCGGTGAATTAGAGGTTCCCATAGAATGGCTGTTAAAGCTTTCAGAAAGCGGTCTGGTGCTATATATTGAACCGGGTTTATGGATTGCCGCAGAACAGGCGGAGGACTATGAACAGGCTTTAGAGCACAAGGTTATGGATAAGCTGCTGCCGATTGTAAGGAGGCTTCTCCGTTACCGTGGTGCTCACTCAAGTGAAGAGGTGGCAGAAAGATATTTTCTCTCTCCCCGGGAAGGAGAGGAAATCCTGACTGCGTTGTGTGAAAAGGAAGAAGCAGTTAGCAGAGAGGGTTTGTATTATCATGCCAGGCTTTATGACAGAGCTCGAAGAGAAACCATTAAGAATAAAAGAGCACAGATCAGGACCCAGAAAGCAGAACGGTATGCAGCCCTGTTGGCAGAGCGGATCCTGCAGCCGGGGACGAAAGAAGAACAGACCTTTAAGGCAATAGAACAGTTAAAGAATCAGTCTTATGCACCGGCTCTATGGGAGAGCGTATTATTACCGGGGAGGATCATCGAGTACCGGGAGGAGCTTCTTGATAAGATACTGGGACAAGGGAATTACTTCTATCAACTGGAGGAAAAGGAAGGGTTGAATTTTCATGCCTATGAGGACATTGACTGGGAAGCGGATCTGGAAGAACAGGTTGATTTGTCTAAGCAGGAAGAGATTATTTATGATGCATTGCTTAAGAGAGGAGCCAGCTTTATGCAAAGGCTCCGGGATTTATTAAGCGGAGATTCACCCTTTGACTATCTGCTTAATTTAGCAGGAAAAGGACTTGTCTGTGCTGACAGCTTTATGCCGGTAAGATGGTGGCTTAACCGGGATAAGCTTCAAAAAGCTTCCCCCAGGCAAAGAGTCGGAGTCCATGCCAAGGCTATGACTACCGGCAGATGGGAATTAATCAGACCTTTGAAAAGATTGAGCAAAGAAGAGCAGCTTAACCGTCTCTTCGAGGGAAAGCTTATTCTCTGCAGAGAAACTGTTCAGGGAATGACCTGGAGTGAGGC from Anaerocolumna sp. AGMB13020 encodes the following:
- a CDS encoding amidohydrolase, with translation MDTLLIKGGLIHDAVNETPYIADILAVGGKITKIQPDINPEEGTSVVDAKGLYIYPGLVDAHSHIGLDGYGIGFEGSDFNEMNDILTPHLRAIDAINPMDVTLNQAALGGVTTVATGPGSSNVLGGTFTAIKLSGLRIDNMILKEKVAMKCAFGENPKRCYKDKNNFSRMSTAAKLREMLFQAMEYRDKLISAGDDLSKKPAFNMKLEALLPVLNREIPLKAHAHRADDIFTAIRIAKEFKVKLTIEHCTEGHLIVDELAKENIPVAVGPSLGHATKYELRNKSFTTPGILAKAGLSVSIITDSPVIPQQYLAMCAGLAVKSGMEPFEALKAITINPAKHIGIEERVGTLEVGKDADIVLADGEIFESLTNVVKTFIDGNPVEPSLTTH
- a CDS encoding nitroreductase family protein — translated: MNEFLKIVTQRRSANKFIKGEKIPRQDFEAIFENLSQAPSCFNLQHAHYYIGESDQVIEELFQAAYRQYKVSTASAVIIVTGDLDAYKKAAEIYESSRLLNIIDQEEYDSMLASIYSLYENGGGPFQKEEAIRNASLSAMLFMLLAKDLDWDTCPMIYFDQDKVKEIFNIPENEIPVLMITMGKMDKSSFRIRGYRKPASEYVMYK
- a CDS encoding methyl-accepting chemotaxis protein; this encodes MKAQKTSITKKLILGVSLTLIASLLIISLIDYAIASYEINRSNHILLKNAIETSLYEIKKDYTYATSDDAWMTEEEAKKAALLTINEFMTGVATANTSDTDGTSSATVDTESMEPILSLGKNGYFFITNSKGDVVFHPFLKDNQYNLKSQDGRLIIQELITLAKNGGGELKYSLDSESSSVSESRTVYAKYFPQWDWVVTAVIYDSDLLRGPDRIFQSNLVALAVILLVSISIIVLIARRITAPIKSIAKSLHLVSEGDLTVSKIHVKSNDETKLLGDSVNLLIDKFHGIATSLNQSSNSLSNFSAELKASYDAATEASSAIAASIVQIASSSDEQVKDIYEGVMEMNVLGEHIRETANESKTARSSAEKTLSLKESGIASVGALKEVSLENQQTSLQLEAAIAAMNKQAQDIGTIVTVIAQIAGQTNLLALNASIEAARVGEEGKGFAVVASEIRKLANETASAVENISKMVTEVQEQSENAESFVKISAISAAKISDNVEQTETAFYSIAEELKNLVCDINSIAEYNSAIDQKKETLSLLLQELSKQTEEVSSSIEEITSSSEQHNLVMKNVADSVTLLHDMTENLNSMIGIFKVNK
- a CDS encoding DEAD/DEAH box helicase, producing MSKEALSVFHPITEEWFTQKIGVPTKVQEGAWPAIAAGENTLVSAPTGTGKTLSAFLVFIDRLKQKAREGTLKQELHVIYISPLKSLAGDIRENLNRPLNGISEVERKSGYKESVPFDIKVAIRTGDTTSAERKSMIKTPPHILITTPESLYLLLTSKSGQNLLKTAKAIIIDELHAMIDSKRGAHLMLSLARLDKLCTEPLQRIGLSATIEPLNLAAEYLSPDAVTIVAPKMEKKVEIVVTSPLPYGKKSSKDPIWEEIALTIFDYCRGTKSVIAFVEGRRYAEKLAYYINQLGGDGFARTHHGSLSKEQRLAVEQSLREGSLRLLCATSSMELGIDVGEIDEVFQIGCPSSISGTLQRLGRAGHNPGRVSVMHIFPRASAEGVYCGLTAEVARHGMVEYAKPPRLCLDILAQHLVSMASGEGYAVDEVLEITSRAYPFREVGKEEVQAVLAMLAGDYEHERDLPVRPRILYDRIHERVEGDAYSRMLAISAGGTIPDKGLYTVKSESGVKLGELDEEFIFESRVGDRFLLGTFTWQITGIQKDTVVVTQVNAPGGRLPFWKGEIKGRGLRTGLAFGKILRQLMESYEAGKLLEKLLSLGLNQPAAKGAEEFLKRQIDATGTLPDDNTIIVEHFKDINGGSQITVHSVFGRKVNGPLAILAQETAARITGMTISYCDDDDGFILFPYGEEELPEGILQNINVETAKEVLEAILLATPLFQMNFRYNSARAMMMGVKKSGRTPLWVQRMRSADMLNSLVTRMDHPLIRETKRECLEDYWDLDGTQFLLEGIRSGQIKVIELHMELPSPMSLPFRQQTEAAMMYDYSPTTKGIYAAAEGALKQAQMIEPAKEDLDMISVREKLPEDEKQLHSLLMIEGDLIAGELEVPIEWLLKLSESGLVLYIEPGLWIAAEQAEDYEQALEHKVMDKLLPIVRRLLRYRGAHSSEEVAERYFLSPREGEEILTALCEKEEAVSREGLYYHARLYDRARRETIKNKRAQIRTQKAERYAALLAERILQPGTKEEQTFKAIEQLKNQSYAPALWESVLLPGRIIEYREELLDKILGQGNYFYQLEEKEGLNFHAYEDIDWEADLEEQVDLSKQEEIIYDALLKRGASFMQRLRDLLSGDSPFDYLLNLAGKGLVCADSFMPVRWWLNRDKLQKASPRQRVGVHAKAMTTGRWELIRPLKRLSKEEQLNRLFEGKLILCRETVQGMTWSEALEVLRIWEYTGQVRRGYFIEGMSGVQFIREKDFAGVMYALENPKEQLIWIPAIDPCQPWGKCLAHREGRSFMNVPGTIVALRGGATVAVMERQGKILRIFDMEAADSLLEAFSRDFHKKRLFPQINRLIVKEYPEDMTDIFKKYGYKKEIQDYVLYRS